A region from the Nostoc sp. HK-01 genome encodes:
- a CDS encoding putative sugar transporter: MNDSAQNGTLSRKLDFKTKLAYGAGDLGPAITANISIFFLLVFFTNVAGLPPGIAGSVLLIGKIWDAVNDPFVGTLTDKTKSRRWGRRLPWMLYGAIPFGIFFFLQWIVPQFSSDRSTNISALFWYYVVIGLISQVFYTVVNLPYTAMTPELTQDYDERTSLNSFRFTFSIGGSILSLILAQIVFSQIADRQQQYFVLAVICTVISVVSLYWCIFGVRDRILAFEAKRIQIPEPPSLPFFEQLKIVFTNRPFLFVIGIYLFSWLGVQITASIIPYFVTNCMGLKEADVPTVMIAVQGTALVMLFVWSNLSKKIGKKLVYFLGMSLWIIAAAGLFFLQPGQLVLMYVMAVMAGVGVSTAYLVPWSMIPDVIELDELQTGQRREGIFYGFMVLLQKFGLAFGLFLVGNALQSAGFKEAVVGQTTLPIQPESALTAIRFAVGPIPTVCLICGLVLTYFYPITREMHAEILLKLKARRETRES, translated from the coding sequence ATGAACGATTCTGCCCAAAATGGGACTTTAAGTAGAAAACTGGACTTTAAAACAAAACTAGCTTATGGTGCGGGCGATTTAGGCCCAGCGATTACTGCCAATATTTCGATATTTTTCTTGCTAGTTTTTTTTACAAATGTCGCTGGTCTGCCCCCAGGGATAGCTGGTAGCGTATTGTTAATTGGCAAAATTTGGGATGCAGTCAATGATCCTTTTGTCGGAACGTTGACTGATAAAACAAAATCTCGGCGTTGGGGTCGTCGGCTTCCGTGGATGTTATATGGTGCAATTCCTTTTGGTATTTTCTTTTTCTTGCAGTGGATTGTACCGCAATTTAGTAGCGATCGCAGTACTAATATTTCGGCTTTGTTTTGGTATTACGTGGTAATTGGCTTGATTTCTCAGGTTTTTTACACTGTGGTGAATTTGCCTTATACGGCAATGACTCCTGAACTTACTCAAGATTATGATGAGCGCACCAGTCTCAACAGTTTCCGGTTTACTTTTTCCATTGGTGGTAGTATTTTATCGCTGATTTTGGCGCAAATAGTTTTTTCTCAAATTGCTGACCGCCAACAACAATATTTTGTCTTAGCTGTAATTTGTACTGTAATTTCTGTAGTCTCTTTATATTGGTGTATTTTTGGAGTCCGCGATCGCATTTTAGCCTTTGAAGCTAAACGTATCCAAATTCCAGAACCCCCATCTCTACCATTTTTTGAACAGTTAAAAATCGTTTTTACCAATCGACCGTTTCTGTTTGTCATTGGCATATATCTTTTTTCTTGGCTAGGGGTGCAGATCACTGCCAGCATCATTCCCTATTTTGTGACTAATTGTATGGGTCTGAAAGAAGCAGACGTACCTACAGTGATGATTGCGGTTCAAGGTACTGCCTTAGTTATGTTATTCGTCTGGAGCAATTTAAGTAAAAAAATTGGCAAAAAATTGGTTTATTTTCTCGGTATGAGTTTATGGATTATCGCCGCAGCCGGACTATTTTTCTTACAGCCAGGTCAATTGGTTTTAATGTATGTCATGGCTGTAATGGCTGGCGTTGGTGTGTCTACAGCTTATTTAGTTCCTTGGTCAATGATTCCCGATGTGATTGAATTAGATGAACTCCAAACTGGACAACGCCGAGAAGGTATATTTTATGGTTTTATGGTTTTGTTGCAGAAATTTGGATTAGCTTTTGGGCTATTTTTAGTAGGTAATGCCTTACAATCTGCTGGCTTTAAAGAAGCTGTAGTTGGACAAACAACTCTACCTATTCAACCAGAATCTGCACTCACCGCTATTCGTTTTGCTGTTGGCCCTATACCAACTGTTTGTTTAATTTGCGGTTTAGTTTTGACATATTTTTACCCTATTACTCGTGAAATGCACGCAGAAATATTGTTAAAACTAAAAGCACGTCGGGAAACGAGAGAAAGTTAG
- a CDS encoding phosphoribosyltransferase — translation MPDLYVSWSEYHYKIEQLAVQVYQSGWEFNQIVCLARGGLRVGDIISRIYQKPLAILATSSYSGPGKQERGNLTFSHHLTMTTEQLGSHILLIDDLVDSGITLQQTVPWLKENIDSPIAEVRSAVIWYKACSVIKPDYYVDYLPDNPWIHQPFEHYEHTNPAALAEKMSQLC, via the coding sequence ATGCCAGACCTTTACGTTTCTTGGTCAGAATATCACTATAAAATTGAACAACTGGCGGTTCAGGTGTATCAATCTGGTTGGGAATTCAACCAAATTGTCTGCCTAGCCAGAGGCGGACTGCGAGTCGGAGATATTATTTCTCGAATTTATCAAAAACCACTAGCAATTTTAGCTACATCATCCTACAGTGGCCCCGGTAAACAAGAAAGAGGCAATCTCACCTTTTCTCATCATTTGACGATGACTACTGAACAGTTGGGTTCCCACATTCTTTTAATTGATGATTTGGTAGATTCTGGCATCACCCTTCAGCAAACTGTTCCCTGGCTAAAGGAAAATATTGATTCTCCCATTGCAGAAGTCCGCAGCGCCGTTATTTGGTATAAAGCCTGTTCGGTGATCAAACCCGATTATTACGTTGATTACTTACCCGATAATCCCTGGATTCATCAGCCTTTTGAACATTATGAACATACAAATCCCGCAGCTTTGGCAGAAAAAATGAGTCAACTATGTTGA
- a CDS encoding auxin efflux carrier has translation MANLLELYVKLVGLILIGFFLGRKLPTTVPTRLGQWLFWVGVPVSIVAFLRQADLSAQIWIAPAIAHLAIFLGAFLAWLTIKGQAYLTNTTFQHPTQGSFILAAMVGNTGYIGFPVTLAMVGQDYFAWALFYDLLGSLFGAYGLGVALASRFGDGGTNYWQMAQAILINPALWSFGFGLLFRQVSISTTAEFYLEKLGWCAVALSLALIGMRLSRLNSWQRVPQAAVSLAIKMLLVPLLLGSTLSLFGVSGSAAKVIVLQMAMPPAFATMVLAETFNLDRDLAVTSLALGVILLLMTLPVWLWLF, from the coding sequence TTGGCAAACCTCCTAGAACTATACGTCAAACTGGTAGGCTTAATCTTAATCGGATTTTTCCTGGGACGGAAACTACCTACCACAGTTCCAACGCGTTTGGGTCAGTGGCTTTTTTGGGTAGGAGTACCTGTAAGTATTGTTGCTTTTTTACGTCAAGCTGACTTATCCGCACAGATTTGGATTGCCCCGGCGATCGCTCATTTAGCAATTTTCTTGGGGGCATTTTTGGCTTGGTTAACTATTAAAGGCCAAGCTTATCTAACAAATACAACTTTCCAGCACCCAACTCAGGGAAGTTTTATTTTAGCGGCAATGGTTGGCAATACAGGTTATATCGGCTTTCCTGTGACTTTAGCAATGGTAGGCCAAGATTATTTTGCTTGGGCTTTATTTTACGATTTACTAGGGTCATTGTTTGGCGCTTACGGTCTGGGTGTCGCCCTAGCATCTAGGTTTGGCGATGGTGGGACAAACTATTGGCAAATGGCTCAGGCTATCTTGATTAATCCCGCTCTGTGGAGTTTTGGTTTTGGCTTACTGTTTCGTCAAGTTAGTATCTCTACCACTGCGGAATTTTATTTAGAGAAATTGGGTTGGTGTGCTGTAGCTTTATCTCTAGCCTTAATTGGAATGCGACTTTCTCGGCTCAATTCTTGGCAAAGAGTCCCACAAGCAGCCGTCAGCTTGGCAATTAAAATGCTCCTAGTTCCCCTGCTTCTCGGCAGTACTTTATCACTTTTTGGCGTGTCTGGTTCCGCTGCTAAGGTAATTGTTTTGCAAATGGCCATGCCGCCAGCATTTGCCACAATGGTGTTAGCCGAAACCTTCAATCTTGACCGCGACCTCGCCGTGACTTCCTTAGCACTGGGAGTAATACTGTTGCTGATGACTCTACCTGTTTGGCTGTGGCTATTTTAG
- a CDS encoding peptidase M15B and M15C, D,D-carboxypeptidase VanY/endolysin has translation MNKAGFSGKPPNSSGDTGDDIPVALRDTPDVASKTPLQPLVLLIGGVAGFILLAIVSGFFFSLTTPKKTADSQSSPTNSLSTTPTTNNSGNSQDNNVVLGHLAYPEAPESELAPITADRRMRMRKTAAEKFRAMTQAARSSGVILVPISAFRSVKEQEQLFFDIGAQRNQTPAQRAALSAPPGHSEHHTGYAADIGDGAAPVTNLQADFDKTKAFGWLQANAARFGFEMSFPKDNVQGVSYEPWHWRFVGDRQSLEMFYKARNLKPAKTSP, from the coding sequence TTGAATAAAGCTGGGTTTTCTGGAAAACCCCCAAATTCGTCCGGTGATACAGGTGATGACATTCCAGTGGCTTTACGCGATACTCCTGATGTCGCCTCTAAGACACCTTTACAACCCTTGGTTTTGCTCATTGGGGGAGTCGCGGGATTTATCCTGCTGGCTATAGTTAGTGGTTTTTTCTTTTCTCTCACTACACCGAAAAAAACCGCCGATTCTCAATCATCGCCTACTAATTCTCTCAGTACAACTCCAACCACTAATAACTCTGGAAATTCTCAAGATAATAATGTGGTATTGGGGCATTTAGCATACCCAGAAGCGCCAGAGTCAGAGTTAGCGCCAATTACCGCAGATCGCCGGATGAGAATGCGAAAGACGGCGGCGGAAAAGTTTCGCGCTATGACGCAAGCAGCGCGGAGTTCAGGTGTAATTTTGGTGCCAATTTCTGCTTTTCGCTCTGTGAAAGAACAAGAGCAATTATTTTTTGATATAGGAGCGCAGCGAAATCAAACCCCAGCCCAAAGAGCCGCCCTGAGTGCGCCGCCTGGCCATAGTGAACATCACACGGGTTATGCGGCGGATATTGGAGACGGCGCAGCACCTGTGACTAATCTCCAGGCTGACTTTGATAAAACTAAAGCTTTTGGGTGGCTACAAGCCAATGCAGCCCGCTTTGGTTTTGAGATGTCTTTCCCTAAAGATAATGTGCAAGGTGTGAGTTATGAACCTTGGCATTGGAGGTTCGTAGGCGATCGCCAAAGTCTAGAAATGTTCTATAAAGCGAGAAATTTAAAACCAGCTAAGACATCACCTTAA
- a CDS encoding putative acetyltransferase yields the protein MNINYQKAAISDLTILLELVEEFHETENLPFDKNSDRNVLIELLRNESFGQIWLILQEDEVIGYIVLTLGYSLEYRGRDAFVDEFYLRPKHRGQGIGTQTLIFAEEICHNLGVQALHLEVDFENIKAQKLYHRVGYQKHARFLMTKLMNEEA from the coding sequence GTGAATATTAACTATCAAAAAGCGGCTATTTCCGATCTAACGATTCTTTTGGAACTTGTTGAGGAGTTTCATGAAACTGAAAACCTCCCATTTGATAAAAATAGCGATCGCAATGTACTCATAGAGTTGTTGAGGAATGAATCTTTTGGACAAATATGGCTGATTTTGCAAGAAGATGAGGTCATTGGCTATATTGTTTTGACGTTAGGTTACAGCCTAGAATACCGGGGTCGAGATGCTTTTGTGGATGAATTTTATCTTCGTCCAAAGCATCGTGGACAAGGTATCGGTACGCAGACTTTGATATTTGCAGAGGAAATTTGCCATAATTTAGGTGTTCAAGCCCTTCATCTAGAGGTAGACTTTGAAAACATCAAAGCTCAAAAACTCTACCATCGAGTTGGCTATCAAAAACATGCGCGTTTTCTGATGACAAAGCTGATGAATGAAGAAGCTTGA
- a CDS encoding GCN5-related N-acetyltransferase has translation MIRASTPDDAAALIAIAVAAELFPANETEELSNVLESYFSGNIGEGHVWLTDEENGEPCGVAYYAPAPFTDGTWDLLMIVVHPNYQRQGRGKALVEYVENTLRASGQRIFLVETSGLPSYDRARAFYTKCGFEEEARIRDFYKAGEDKVVFRKALNAE, from the coding sequence ATGATTCGAGCTAGTACGCCCGATGATGCAGCGGCGTTAATTGCGATCGCTGTAGCAGCAGAGCTATTCCCCGCAAACGAAACCGAAGAACTGAGCAACGTGCTGGAGAGTTACTTCAGCGGCAACATCGGCGAGGGTCATGTGTGGCTCACCGATGAGGAGAATGGGGAGCCGTGCGGAGTCGCCTACTACGCGCCTGCCCCGTTTACGGATGGGACATGGGACTTGTTAATGATTGTTGTGCATCCCAACTACCAGAGGCAAGGGCGAGGAAAAGCACTGGTGGAGTATGTGGAAAATACTTTACGGGCAAGTGGTCAGCGGATTTTTTTGGTCGAGACTTCGGGGCTTCCCAGCTATGACCGAGCGCGGGCTTTCTACACAAAGTGCGGTTTTGAAGAGGAGGCGCGTATTCGTGACTTTTACAAGGCAGGGGAAGATAAGGTGGTGTTCCGCAAGGCGTTGAATGCGGAATAG
- a CDS encoding pentapeptide repeat protein codes for MDAEQLKRSYAAGERYFPAANLSRARLISAYLPGINLWGADLSQANLAKAKLWGADLSQANLAQANLTRANLCGVKLKEANLRGAKLNFTKLYGADLSGAYYDESTHFSRGFDPEKNNMRKF; via the coding sequence ATGGATGCTGAACAACTCAAGCGCAGTTACGCCGCAGGTGAAAGATATTTTCCCGCAGCAAATTTAAGTCGAGCTAGATTAATCTCCGCTTATTTACCAGGAATTAATTTGTGGGGAGCAGACTTGAGTCAAGCTAACCTAGCCAAAGCTAAACTCTGGGGAGCAGACTTGAGTCAAGCTAATTTGGCTCAGGCGAATTTGACACGAGCTAATTTATGCGGTGTCAAATTAAAAGAAGCGAATCTCCGGGGTGCAAAACTCAACTTTACTAAGCTGTATGGTGCAGATTTAAGTGGTGCTTATTATGATGAAAGCACCCACTTTTCTAGAGGATTTGACCCTGAAAAGAACAATATGCGAAAGTTTTAA
- a CDS encoding Rieske (2Fe-2S) region yields MSSLSQAVQTCDVRQLGINPNHWYVVAQSKEVTNKPVGVIIWHQAIALYRDSTGKIHALADRCPHRQVKLSHGQVIGNELECAYHGWRFNSSGECTEVPYLAANQKLPNCQIRRYPVKEQDGFIWLFPGDTEASNQPLGLPEWEHLNYIASVAVINCQAHYSYLIENLMDMYHGHLHQDLQAWAAAALQHIDEDNHRVDAHYTAQSYYKIDKIWSISQLFFPALRRLHPEPLDVSYIYPHWQSTLGKDFKIYCLLCPVSETQTKAYLIHFTSLNAFWRLHKLPIWFRRFIKDSLFNAAQKLLEGLVVQDVEMIEEEQQAYLQNPQRRNYELNRALVSVQKLMRSQVEKLG; encoded by the coding sequence ATGTCATCTCTCTCTCAAGCTGTGCAAACTTGTGATGTGCGTCAATTGGGTATTAATCCTAATCACTGGTATGTAGTTGCACAGAGTAAGGAGGTAACTAATAAACCTGTGGGCGTGATAATCTGGCATCAGGCGATCGCACTTTACCGCGATAGTACAGGCAAAATTCACGCATTAGCAGACCGCTGTCCCCATCGCCAAGTTAAACTAAGTCACGGCCAAGTTATCGGTAATGAATTGGAATGCGCTTATCACGGTTGGCGTTTCAATTCATCTGGTGAGTGTACAGAAGTTCCTTATTTAGCAGCAAATCAGAAATTACCAAACTGTCAAATTCGTCGCTACCCAGTCAAAGAACAAGACGGTTTTATTTGGCTATTTCCTGGTGATACAGAAGCATCTAATCAACCTTTAGGTCTGCCAGAATGGGAACATTTGAATTATATTGCTTCGGTTGCAGTGATTAACTGTCAAGCCCATTATTCTTATTTAATTGAAAACTTGATGGATATGTATCACGGGCATTTACATCAAGATTTACAAGCTTGGGCGGCAGCAGCTTTACAGCATATTGACGAAGATAATCACCGTGTAGATGCTCATTATACAGCCCAAAGTTATTACAAAATAGATAAAATCTGGTCAATATCCCAGTTATTTTTTCCAGCTTTGCGACGATTACATCCTGAACCATTGGATGTCAGTTATATTTATCCTCATTGGCAATCAACTTTAGGCAAAGATTTTAAAATTTATTGTTTATTATGTCCTGTTAGTGAAACTCAAACCAAAGCTTATTTAATTCATTTCACATCACTTAATGCTTTTTGGCGATTACATAAATTACCTATATGGTTCCGCCGATTTATTAAAGATAGTTTATTTAATGCAGCCCAAAAATTACTGGAAGGTTTAGTAGTTCAAGATGTAGAAATGATTGAGGAAGAACAACAAGCATATTTACAAAATCCCCAAAGACGCAATTATGAACTGAATCGAGCGTTAGTGAGTGTACAGAAATTGATGCGGAGTCAAGTTGAGAAATTAGGGTGA
- a CDS encoding biotin/lipoate A/B protein ligase produces the protein MSNKQVWRLIPFLEASGNVQMAIDKWLLEQHHSRKHPPTLRFYTWSPAAISLGYHQKQYPQAWENLTWQGKKLDVVRRPTGGRAVLHQGDLTYAVITSGLAGNRLQAYTKICEFLIRGWRSLGVELTYGTAGRGYIHNPNCFGTATGADLILPNGAKLIGSAQLKRGDVILQHGSIRLQPDAELFAEVFGTELLTNLQFPYSLEQMMTALITAAQDFFAMEIEVQALSQLEWEEIMIYSNHQNAAFSSLKS, from the coding sequence ATGTCTAACAAGCAGGTATGGCGACTGATTCCTTTTTTAGAAGCCTCTGGTAATGTGCAGATGGCGATTGATAAATGGTTATTAGAACAGCACCATTCCAGAAAGCATCCTCCAACTCTGCGCTTTTATACTTGGTCGCCAGCTGCTATTTCTCTCGGTTATCATCAAAAACAATATCCCCAAGCATGGGAAAATTTAACTTGGCAAGGTAAAAAACTAGATGTAGTGCGTCGTCCTACTGGTGGTAGAGCAGTATTACACCAAGGCGATTTAACTTACGCTGTAATTACATCGGGTTTAGCTGGAAACCGTTTACAAGCATATACAAAAATTTGTGAGTTTTTAATTAGAGGATGGCGATCGCTCGGCGTAGAATTAACCTATGGTACAGCTGGGCGGGGCTACATCCATAACCCTAACTGTTTTGGGACGGCGACAGGTGCAGATTTAATTTTACCCAATGGTGCAAAACTCATCGGTAGCGCCCAACTCAAACGCGGTGATGTAATTTTGCAACATGGTTCCATTCGCTTACAACCAGATGCGGAACTGTTTGCGGAGGTGTTTGGTACAGAGTTATTAACTAACTTGCAGTTTCCCTACAGTCTCGAACAAATGATGACAGCCTTGATTACTGCGGCTCAAGATTTTTTTGCGATGGAAATCGAAGTCCAAGCATTATCCCAACTTGAATGGGAGGAAATTATGATCTACTCAAATCATCAAAATGCCGCATTTTCATCGTTGAAGAGTTGA
- a CDS encoding peptidase, giving the protein MNTLYSNTNEHLPFLNPLTNQLDPLQNPLQNLSKPQLGQSQISDSLAIALDFIESKLQEFAQAPNAYEKLNFVFDIKNASAVNTRLADWQNKVFTDRPDILFLSDAELQGAFGAYSAERNTIYLSETLTQQDPLTGLAKVLLEEYGHALDQQFNSGGDTPGDEGELLSQIVLGTAISDQELARLRGEDDRGTLNLDGVDVAVEFDNTIGTAVNVGTLSGNRTYSGSVGSTDLNDYYRFTLGSASNFSLNLSGLSADADVELLNSSGVAIASSLNSGSSSESISSHLTAGNYYVRVYPYSSTTTSYNLSLTASADAGNSLTLARNIGTLSGTRTFNDFVGSTDLNDYYRFTLGSASNFSLNLSGLSADADVVLLNSSGVAIASSALSGTTSESINSHLAAGNYYVRVYPYGSVNTSYNLSLTASADAGNSLTLARNIGTLSGTRTFNDFVGSTDLNDYYRFTLGSASNFSLNLSGLSADADVVLLNSSGATIQSSALAGTASENISRQLTAGNYYIRVYPYSGNTNYTLALSATAIPTIVDGAGNTLATARNIGNLSSSRSFQDFVGSIDTNDYYRFALTQNSNFSLALNGLSADADVQLLNSTGGVIVSSAASGSNAESINRQLTAGTYYVRVYPYSGNTNYNLTLAATAVSQPDGAGNTLATARNIGTLSSSQSFQDFVGTIDTNDYYRFNLTQTSNFNLLLNGLSADADVQLLNSTGGLIQGSYGEYSLSESITRTLNAGTYYIRVYPYTSSTNYNLTLSATAVTSTDGAGNTLATARNIGTLTGSRTFQDFVGSSDTNDYYRFNVTQNSNFNLALSGLSADADVQLLNSSGQTIASSVASGLGSELITRTLGVGTYYVRVYPFSTGNTNYQLVLTASAASSDFSPTYGYGLVNAAAAVARAIGQTAPFANVADLGGNNWGNDLVNSPEVWARGYTGQGVVVAVIDSGVDINHSDLRNNIWRNTGEIAGNGIDDDRNGYIDDVNGWNFGQNQNNNNVLPGTTSRGQTHGTHVAGTIAASNNGVGITGVAHQSRIMAIRMGDVDDQGRFTNAGSLAAAIRYAVDNGANVINMSLGWTDSTELRDALAYAASRNVITVSAAGNSSLASPGTPAYYATQYGLSVGAIDINRNIADFSNRAGTNNAIQHIVAPGVQIYSTIPGNSYGFSSGTSMAAPHVAGVVALMLSANRNLTHAQVRSILTDSSVRLF; this is encoded by the coding sequence ATGAATACCTTATACAGCAACACTAACGAGCATCTACCATTTCTCAACCCTCTGACCAATCAACTAGATCCGTTACAAAATCCACTGCAAAACTTATCCAAACCACAACTTGGTCAAAGCCAAATTTCTGATTCTCTAGCGATCGCACTAGATTTCATCGAGAGTAAGCTGCAAGAATTCGCCCAGGCTCCTAATGCTTATGAAAAGCTGAACTTTGTTTTTGATATTAAAAATGCCAGTGCAGTAAATACTCGTTTAGCAGACTGGCAGAATAAAGTTTTCACAGATCGTCCAGACATTCTCTTTTTAAGTGATGCAGAGTTGCAAGGTGCATTTGGGGCTTATTCTGCTGAACGAAATACAATCTATTTGTCAGAAACTCTGACTCAGCAAGACCCGTTGACAGGGCTGGCAAAGGTTTTACTAGAAGAGTATGGTCATGCTCTAGATCAGCAGTTTAATTCTGGCGGTGATACACCAGGAGACGAGGGTGAACTGTTGAGCCAGATTGTGTTAGGTACAGCAATTAGCGATCAAGAGTTAGCTCGGTTAAGAGGAGAAGACGATCGCGGTACTTTAAATTTAGATGGTGTAGATGTTGCTGTTGAATTTGATAACACCATTGGAACAGCTGTAAATGTTGGTACATTAAGCGGTAATCGAACTTATTCTGGCTCTGTGGGTAGTACAGACCTGAATGATTACTATCGTTTTACCCTTGGTAGTGCCAGCAACTTTAGCTTGAATTTAAGTGGTTTGTCGGCGGATGCAGATGTTGAACTGCTCAATAGTAGTGGAGTGGCGATCGCTAGTTCCCTGAATAGTGGGTCAAGTTCTGAAAGCATTAGCAGTCACTTAACTGCTGGAAACTACTATGTACGGGTATATCCTTACAGTAGTACCACTACTTCTTATAACCTCAGTTTGACAGCCAGTGCCGATGCTGGTAACAGCTTAACTTTAGCTCGTAACATTGGCACCTTAAGCGGTACTCGCACATTCAACGATTTTGTTGGTAGTACAGACCTGAATGATTACTATCGTTTTACCCTTGGTAGTGCCAGCAACTTTAGCTTGAACTTAAGTGGTTTGTCGGCGGATGCCGATGTCGTATTGCTTAATAGTAGTGGAGTGGCGATCGCTAGTTCTGCTTTAAGTGGTACAACATCAGAGAGTATTAACAGTCACTTGGCCGCCGGGAATTATTACGTCAGAGTATATCCTTACGGTAGTGTGAACACTTCTTATAACCTCAGCCTGACAGCCAGTGCCGATGCCGGTAACAGCCTAACTTTAGCTCGTAATATTGGCACCTTAAGCGGTACTCGCACATTCAACGATTTTGTTGGTAGTACCGACCTAAATGATTACTATCGTTTTACCCTTGGTAGTGCCAGTAACTTTAGCTTGAATTTAAGTGGTTTGTCGGCGGATGCAGATGTCGTATTGCTCAATAGTAGTGGTGCGACTATTCAAAGTTCTGCGTTAGCGGGAACAGCATCAGAAAATATCAGCCGTCAGTTAACTGCTGGAAATTACTACATCCGAGTATATCCTTACAGTGGAAATACAAATTACACTTTGGCTCTCTCAGCAACTGCCATTCCTACTATAGTTGATGGTGCGGGCAATACTTTAGCCACAGCCCGAAACATTGGTAACTTGAGCAGCAGTCGTTCTTTCCAAGATTTTGTGGGTAGTATTGACACCAACGACTATTACCGTTTTGCTCTGACTCAGAATAGCAATTTTAGTTTGGCATTGAATGGTTTGAGTGCGGATGCAGATGTACAACTGCTCAACAGTACTGGTGGGGTAATTGTCAGTTCAGCCGCTAGTGGCTCAAATGCTGAAAGCATCAACCGACAGTTAACAGCAGGGACATATTATGTTCGAGTCTATCCCTACAGTGGCAATACTAATTACAACCTAACACTTGCTGCTACCGCAGTGTCTCAGCCAGATGGTGCTGGTAATACTTTAGCCACGGCTCGCAACATTGGCACTCTTAGTAGTAGTCAGTCTTTCCAAGACTTTGTAGGCACAATTGATACCAACGACTACTATCGCTTTAACCTCACTCAAACTAGTAACTTTAATTTGCTCCTGAATGGTCTGAGTGCAGATGCAGATGTACAACTGCTCAATAGTACTGGTGGATTAATTCAAGGGTCTTATGGAGAATATTCTCTCTCTGAATCTATTACCCGTACCTTGAATGCAGGTACTTACTATATTCGGGTTTATCCTTATACTAGTAGTACCAACTACAACTTAACTCTTTCTGCCACAGCCGTTACGTCAACTGATGGTGCTGGTAATACTTTAGCAACAGCCCGAAACATTGGTACTCTAACTGGCAGTCGTACCTTCCAAGATTTTGTTGGTAGTAGTGATACCAATGATTACTATCGTTTTAACGTCACCCAAAATAGTAATTTTAATCTGGCTTTAAGTGGATTGAGTGCGGATGCAGATGTGCAATTGCTAAACAGTAGCGGTCAGACTATTGCCAGTTCAGTTGCCAGTGGATTGGGTTCGGAATTAATTACTCGCACTTTAGGGGTAGGAACTTACTATGTTCGAGTTTATCCTTTTTCCACTGGTAATACTAACTATCAATTGGTGCTGACAGCCAGTGCCGCATCTAGTGATTTTAGCCCTACCTATGGATATGGTTTGGTGAATGCTGCTGCCGCTGTAGCTAGGGCAATTGGGCAGACAGCTCCCTTTGCCAATGTTGCAGATTTAGGCGGTAACAATTGGGGGAATGATTTGGTGAATTCTCCCGAAGTTTGGGCTAGGGGTTATACAGGGCAAGGTGTGGTAGTAGCTGTGATTGACTCAGGGGTAGATATTAACCACTCTGATCTCAGAAATAACATTTGGCGTAATACTGGAGAAATTGCTGGGAATGGAATTGATGACGATCGCAACGGCTACATAGATGATGTAAATGGTTGGAATTTTGGTCAGAATCAAAATAACAATAATGTCCTACCAGGAACAACTTCTAGGGGTCAAACACATGGAACTCATGTAGCTGGAACAATTGCTGCTAGTAATAATGGGGTAGGTATTACAGGGGTTGCTCACCAGTCTCGGATCATGGCGATTCGGATGGGAGATGTTGATGATCAAGGACGATTCACCAATGCTGGTAGTCTTGCTGCCGCAATTCGCTATGCCGTAGATAATGGTGCCAATGTCATCAATATGAGTTTGGGATGGACTGATTCTACCGAATTGAGAGATGCTCTAGCTTATGCAGCCAGCCGCAACGTCATTACAGTCAGTGCAGCAGGTAATAGTAGTCTTGCTTCTCCTGGTACTCCTGCTTATTATGCAACTCAGTATGGTTTGTCTGTTGGTGCAATTGATATTAACCGTAATATTGCTGACTTCTCCAACCGCGCAGGTACTAACAATGCCATACAGCATATCGTTGCGCCTGGAGTTCAGATCTACTCAACTATTCCTGGTAATAGCTATGGCTTTTCCAGTGGCACTTCTATGGCGGCTCCCCATGTGGCTGGTGTGGTAGCGCTGATGTTAAGTGCGAATCGTAACCTGACCCATGCTCAAGTGCGAAGTATTCTCACTGACTCTAGTGTCAGATTGTTCTAG